A single genomic interval of Lathyrus oleraceus cultivar Zhongwan6 chromosome 7, CAAS_Psat_ZW6_1.0, whole genome shotgun sequence harbors:
- the LOC127102546 gene encoding uncharacterized protein LOC127102546: MAENYQTTNNIVESDLTNMLLKDLNELLNLHGKNIEDYDLPSLPPNTVDGDAIPSLIQEELAVGIPNEDIEYVAKLNNDQIIALKTIMNVIVQKHSGVFFVDGPGGPGKTLFYRTLMTSLRSRGEVVLATASSGIAATLLPGGRTAYFGFKIPIDIQPSSICGIKKQKDLANLIRVAATIIWDEAPMTNKSCLEALDRSLQDICSNSAPVGGKVLIIGGYFRQVFPVVIKGTKAQMISACIVQTHLWDHT; encoded by the coding sequence ATGGCAGAGAATTATCAAACAACTAACAATATTGTGGAATCAGACTTGACTAATATGTTGTTAAAGGACTTGAATGAACTCTTAAACCTGCACGGTAAAAATATTGAAGATTATGATCTACCATCTTTACCCCCTAATACAGTAGACGGAGATGCAATTCCGAGTCTCATACAAGAGGAGTTAGCGGTCGGTATCCCCAATGAAGATATTGAATATGTTGCTAAGTTAAATAATGATCAAATTATTGCATTGAAAACCATTATGAATGTAATTGTTCAAAAACACAGTGGGGTATTTTTTGTTGATGGTCCAGGAGGACCAGGTAAAACATTATTTTATCGAACATTAATGACAAGTTTAAGAAGTAGAGGAGAAGTTGTCTTAGCAACTGCATCATCTGGTATAGCTGCAACATTGTTACCCGGTGGTAGGACTGCATACTTTGGATTTAAGATACCTATTGATATACAACCGAGTTCCATTTGTGGTATTAAAAAGCAAAAAGATCTTGCAAATCTTATTAGAGTTGCTGCCACAATAATTTGGGATGAAGCACCAATGACGAACAAAAGTTGTTTGGAAGCCTTAGATCGATCATTACAAGACATTTGTAGCAACAGTGCTCCAGTTGGTGGAAAAGTTCTGATCATAGGGGGATATTTTCGTCAAGTTTTTCCTGTTGTAATAAAAGGTACTAAGGCACAAATGATTTCAGCGTGTATTGTTCAGACTCATTTATGGGATCATACCTAG